One Brevinematia bacterium genomic window, AGCATAAACTATCTCTCCGAGGATAGTGAAGTTTCTGTTCCGAAAAGAGAAGTAGATAGTAATAAGGGTAGTAATGGTAGGGTGGTTGTTATAGGTGGGAGTGAGAAGTATCTGGGTGCGTTAATGCTTGCTGTAAGAGGAGCTACTAAAACTGGTGCGGGGTATATAATTGCATTTGTTCTTGAGAAGTTCAATACTGCTTTAAAGGTTTTTGCTCCAGATGTAGTTTCAATTCCAGTTCCTTCGGGTGAACGGGGATATTTCTCTAAAGAAGATGCGGACTTTATACTAGGTTCTGGGATTATAAGAAAAGATGATGTGGTAGTTATTGGAAACGGGATAACAACACAAGAGAGCACTAGGGATTTCTTTGAGAAACTTGTCATGGGGTTGGATAACATTCTTGTAATAGATGCAGATGGGATAAATATTCTCTCGGAAAGACCAAATTTCTGGGGATCTTTACCTAATAAGGATAGGATAGTTCTTACACCTCACGTTGGAGAGTTTGCTAGACTAGTAAAAGCGGAGGTAAGTGAGGTTAGGGGTAGAGCCTTTCTTTTCGGAAGGGAGTTTTCCAGAACTTTTGGGGTTAATTTGGTTCTTAAGGACAATGTAAATTATGTATTTTTCTCGGATGGAGAAATATGGATATCGGATTTAAATACACCAGTTTTAGCTAGAGCTGGCACAGGAGATATACTGGCGGGGCTTGTAGGAGGTAATATTGCTTTTACTAAGAGTTTAAAAAAGGGGGTGACTTTAGGTGTAAAAATGCTGGGAGAGCTTGCTAGAAGGTGGGGAGAGGACGGATTTTATCCTACTCCATTGGAAATACTGTCTGGAGAATGAAAGTTCAGCTATCAATTTTGAAGTTAGAGTTTACTAAGTTTTGGTTTGAAACTTTAAAGCAGAGTTTTTTCTCATAAATAATATCAACCATGAATGAGGTTAGAGTAATAAAGAAGAGATTGATTTACCAAGGTAAGGCGTTTTCATTTTGTTCTGATGAGATAGAGTTTAATGACAAAGTAATGAGGAAAGACTATGTTCTTTACCCAGAAGCTGTGGCAATAGTTCCGGTTATAGGTCAGAATAAGTTTGTTCTAGTTAGGCAGTTTAGATATCCAGTAAATGATAGCGTTCTTGAGGTTCCTGCAGGAAAGTTAGAGCCGGGCGAAAGCGTTACAGATGGAGCTATAAGGGAGCTTGAGGAAGAAACTGGATATAAACCTAATAAAATTACAAAACTGTATGAATACTATCCTGCAGTGGGCTACAGCTCAGAGAAGATCCACATAGTTTTAGCCAGGGATTTGGAAAAAACTCAAAAGAGATTGGATGAGGATGAATTTACTGAAGTGGAGATTCTTGAGCACTCGGAGATTATGGATATGATAAGATGCGGTGTAATAAAAGATGCCAAGACTATAATTTCGTTTTTGCTGATTGAGCAATTCGGAGGTGTTTATGAGATTTGAGATCGTTAACCCTTTCGTAGATGCAATTGTTGAGACTTTCGCTAAGCTAGGTATAGAGATACATAAGGATAAAGTGAATTTAAAAACTGGTAAGAAAATAGAAAAAAAGATATCATTTCTTTTTAAGATAAAGAACGATTTCAGAGGTAGTGTAATATATGAGTTTGATGAAAAACTAGCTTACGAGACGATAAAGAAGATCTACCAAATAGATGAAGTTCCCAAGGATGAAGAACTTATGTTGTCTGGAATTGGAGAATTTGGCAATATAGTCAATTCAAGGCTTATGGAGATAGCTTATAGGAGAGGGTTAAACTATTCTATATCAAGTCCTGTATTTTACAGATACAAGGGAAGAGTTATATCTTATTCTTCGCCATGTGTTGAAGTAATGTTTGTGAGCAAGTATGGTGAAGTAATACTAAGTGTGGTATTTGATAAGTTCATTGCCGAGTGATAGGTAGAAAAGCTACTGACTTTCCGATTATTGTAGTATGCTGAAGTTATGGGTTTTTGCCGTAATACTGTTGCTTTTTACATCCTCGGTGCTGTTTCCGAGAGATGAAGATATCTCCAAAGCTATTAAACTTATCTCAGAGGGTAATTACTCTAATGCAGTAAAAATCCTTCTAGAGATTCCCAGAACACAGGCAAATGAGAGAAGTATAGATTACTACCTATGTGAGTCCTATTTTCTGATGGAGGACTTTGTCAATTCTCTTAAGTTTGGTGAGAGACTTGTTAAGAGGAAGGATGACTTTATCTACAAAAAGTCGCTTTATAACACCATATTTTCAGCTTATATGTTAAATGATTTTAGTAGGGTTTACCGTTATGGTAGTGAGTATTTGGAAAATATTGGTGACTCTCAGGGAGTTGAAACTTTGGTTCTGACGATGGTTTTTACGTCACTTCAATCTTTGGGTAAGGTTGAAGAAGCAAAATCTCTCCTTGGAAGATATCAAGACAAGTATATTAACTTGTATCATTCGCTGTTAAAGAGCCTAGAAAAGTTTGAGAAAGAAGATAGTAGGACTGAGAAGGGCCAAATTTCTGAGTATGAAAGAGTGAGAATTTACTCTGAAACTCTAAGGGATATACTTGATTCTCTAGAGAAAATTTCTTCAAAGAGGGATATGGAGATAGAAAAACTTAAAGATGTAATTGAACTATTGGAGCTTAAAGAAGAGGTTCTTAAGATCAAGAAATATCAGATGCTGATGAAAGAATGATATTTTCAATTCTTCTTACGATTTTTTCCATTTTCTCTACATCTACTGTCTTATACTCTTTGACAAGTTTATCTTTTCTGCGCACTAGGGTAACACAGACATTTATGAATTCCTCTTCTTCCTTGGAGATGATGTTCTTCTCCTTAAGAAGCTGAAGATAGCTGAATGCACGTGCTTGTGTTTTCAGTTCATTTAGCAAGATGAATTCTGCAAAATGTTTAAGGATTAGAGTGAGGATGTAAACAGAGTAGTAAGGTTGTTTTGAGTTAATAAGTTTTCTAAAAAGGGATATTTCGTACTTGATTGTTGAGACTATTGGTATTAGCAGATCGGTCATACGTTTTGGTTGTTATCTGTTAGAGTAGTTCTTTTCGTAGAATCTTAGGTATTCACCAGAGATTACATTCCTAACCCAGTCTAAGTTGTTCAGATACCAGTCTATTGTAATTTCTAAACCTTCTTCTATGGATACTGTGTGTTTCCAACCAAGTTCTCTGGTTATTTTAGACGGATCTATAGCATACCTTCGGTCATGTCCGGGGCGATCCTTGACGAATCTTATAAGTTCTTCAGTTATTTTGTTGTCTCCTACCTTTCTTCTAAGGATTTCAATAATTCTTCTTACTACGTATATGTTTTCTCTTTCGTTGTGTCCGCCGATGTTATAAACTTCTCCTATTTTGCCTTTGTCTATTACTAGCTCAAGTGCTCTACAGTGGTCTTCAACATAAAGCCAGTCTCTTATGTTTTTCCCGTCTCCGTAGACTGGTAGTTCTTTGTGGTTTAGTGCGTTCCATATCATAAGTGGTATAAGTTTTTCGGGAAACTGATAAGGTCCATAGTTATTGCAACATCTTGTTATTACTACGGGAAACCCAAATGTATCATAGTAGCTTTTGGCTATAAGGTCTCCACCGGCTTTACTTGCAGAGTAAGGACTGTGCGGATCAAGAGGTGAAAGTTCGGTGAAGTAGCCGTCTGGGCCTAGGGAACCGTAAACTTCGTCAGTAGAAACCTGAATAAACTTTTTGTTGTTTTTCCAGTTGCTACTACTGCTCCAAAAGTTCATAGCTACACTTAGGAGGGATTGCACCCCTAAAACATTAGTCTGGATAAATATATGAGGGTCAAATATTGATCTATCTACATGTGATTCTGCAGCAAAATTTACGACTACATCAAAGTCATATACATTGAAGAGATGGTTTACCAGTTCAGCGTTATTTATGTCGCCCTTAACGAAGATAAATCTTTTCTTCTCTTCTTCGGTAAGCTTGGAAAAGTTTTCAAGGTTACCTGCATATGTAAGTTTATCAAGTCCTACTATTAGACAGTCTTTGTGGGTTCTCAGGTAGTAGTAGACGAAATTTGTTCCTATAAAACCTGCACAACCTGTAACCAAAAGCTTCATATTCCATATTCCTCCTTGAGATAGGTGTAAACTGCTTCCTCCCAATGGGGGATTTCAAGGTTTATTACCTTCTTCAGGTTTGAAGGGTCAAGTTTTGAATAATTTGGTCTTTTTGCTGGGAGTTTAAAAAAAGATTGTTTTGCCTTATAAAGTTTTCCTTTCCAGTTAAGGGATTTTAGAACGAATTTTGCATACTCATACCTACTGCACTCTCCTTCATTTGAAAGGTGATATAGGCCGAAGGCTTTTTCTTTGAAGAGTTTCCATGAAGCTTTGACTATTGTTTCGGTGGAAGTGGGGGAAGAGATTTCGTCGGTTGCTACCTTTACTGTTCCGTTTTCACACCACTTAAGAAGTTTTTTTATGAAGTTTGTTTCTCCTCTACCAAAAACCCAGCTAACTCTAAGGCATATGTGTTTTTCCCAAATGTATCTTAGAAACTCTTCTCCTCCAAGTTTGCTCCAGCCGTATCTGCATATAGGCATGGGTTTGTCTTCTTCAGTGTAAGGTGTCCTCTTTTCTCCGTTAAATACATAGTCCGTGGAAAAGTGTATCATCGGAACGTTATATTTCCTGCAGATTAGGGCAAGGTTACTTACAGCAAAGGTGTTTGTTAACCATGCATTTCTAAATCCTTCCCCTTCAGCTTTATCAACATCGTTGTAAGCAGCACAATTTATGAGCAAATCTATAGCTTCATTTCTAAAAATTTCTTCCATCTTCTCTTGATTCGTAATATCTGCAGCCACAGTTTTGTTCTCTCTCTTCGTTCTACTTACTGGAATATATTGGATGTTATTTTGTTCAAAGAACTTCCTGAATTCGGTTCCTAGTTGTCCATACGCTCCCGTAAGTAGAATTTTCATAATTTTACATTCTAACATAAATAGCGCAAACTTCACAAATTTACTGAAATGTGTCCAATAAATTCCAAATTTCCATTAGGCAAGTGAGCAAGATTCTAAGCTTTTCTTACTTACCCTCATGAGTGTTTCATTCTATGACTTTAACAACTTCAAGAGTTATATCTTTAGATGTTGAAATTTTCCCTAGCACTGTGATAGTTTGTCCTACAAACCCTTCTAAGAAATTTCTCATTCTTGCCTTAATGAATCCCCTTATTACTGATTCACTTTTGCCGTAGATCACAAACGTAAACTCTGTGCTATTTTCGCCTTTTACCACATTTACTACCTTGCCTCTCCACATAACATAGACCCCGTCGTAGAGTATTGGTTTTGAGTTCACTTCTTCGTAGATAGGTTGCCAGTCTAGATTGACTTCAGGTTCTTCCATAAATGTTTTCAATACCTCAACTTTGTGTTTGACCTGAGTTGATGCATTTGAATTAAGAAGGTAGTTTGCTATGAATCTAGCTCTGTTTGAGTTACGGTTCTTTGATAATAGAACTCTGAGTTCGTTAAAGAGGGAAATGATCTCTTTATCAGATAGAATTATGTTGTTTGTGAGTATAGGTTTAGGTTCAATAAGTTTGGTTGCGGTATCTATTTCTATTCTACTTATGTTTCTTGAAATGGTATCAGTGTTATTGCTTTGATTAGGTTGAATCAACATTGGCGAAAATAGTAGATAAACAAATGCTGCACCTAGCACAACGATTAAAGTAGCTGTTGCTAACTTATGCTTAAGTATGAAGTTGACGAAGTTTAATAGTTGCTTTGTTCTAGATCTCAAGTTGGATTTAGTGGTTTTAGGCAGGTTTAGCACTAGAAATTCTTTTGGTTTTACAATGGATCTAAGAGTGGAGATGTCAGGAATTTCCGAAAATAAGGATAAATTTTTCTTTATTTTCTCTTTTGCATCACCTTGGGCGTAATATTCTGCGTCAAGTAGGTAATTGAGAGCAGCGGTTTTGTTGCCCTTAAAGATTTGAATATATCCCATAGCATTTAGAGTTTCAAAGTCCTCGGGGTAATTTTCTAGAATATCTTCTAAAATACGCTGTGCCTCTGGAATGTTACCAGTTCTTATTAAGGAAAAGGCGTAGATCTTCTTTATCAAGGTATCTATTTCACTTTCTCCTATTTCGTCAATTTCGTTATCTACAGTTGAGATTACTTTGCCAAATTCTCCAGAGTTGTAGAGATGGATAAGTTGATTTTTTATATCAGCTTTACTGGTTTTATCTACCATGGGTTACTTCTGAGATAGTGATCAATTTTTTGTACTACAACATCGTAAGTATCAGTGCATATCTCATCTGCTTGTTGTCTGGCGGTAGCTTCGTCTACCTTAAGGATGTCTACGAGGAATCTGTAAAGTATTGTGAAGTTGTAATGAAGTCTATCTGCGAGTGATTTACCTTTGACTGTGAATCTGACAAAGAAGTGTTTTTCGTAATTTACGTATCCCATGCTGGATAATTTCCGTAATGAGGAAGATACAGAAGACATTGATACATTAAGTTTGTTTGCAATATCACTGACTCTGACTATCCCCTTCTCGGCTTCTATCTCTGATATTGCTTTTAGATACTTCTTAAGTCCTCTACTAATTTCTCCATCTTTTTTTCTACTCATAAACAAAATTCTAAATGATGTAATGAGAGAATGTTAAATTTAAAGACCTGATGGTGATATGCCCTATCTGAGATGGTGTTACGAGTATGCTGAGGTTGTAAATGGAAGGGAAAAATTGTTTTGGTATTTGGGTGGACTGGATGTGGATTTTTTCGGTTTTGAAACTGAGTAGTAGGTTCAATTATAAAATTAGTGAGGATGGGTTGATATGGCTGTGGAGGTTGTTTCAACTAATAGGAAGGCGAGGAAGAATTACGAAGTGATTGATACTTATGAAGCAGGAATTGTGCTTGAGGGGAGTGAGATAAAGTCTGTGAGAGAACATAGTGTGAACATTGATGATGCTTTTTGTTTGGTGGAGGGTGGTGAGATATTTGTTCACAACATGCACATATCCCCTTACCATGCATCTAGTGTTTTTAGGCCTGATCCTAAAAGGAAGAGAAAGCTTTTGCTTCATAGGAAAGAGATTGATAGGATTTCTGGACAGGTTGCTAGGAAGGGTTTTGCACTGATACCTTTGAGGGTTTATATAAAGGATGGCAAGTGGTGCAAGGTTGAGATTGGTGTATGTAGGGGTAAAAAGGAATATGACAAGAGGGAAGAGCTTAAGAGGAAGGAAGTGGAGCTAGAGATGAGGAGGATAAAGGGATATAGGTTTTAAAGTAGCCGGCGGTGGGACTTGAACCCACGACCTACTCATTACGAGTGAGTTGCTCTGCCGCTGAGCTACGCCGGCATAAGTGTTCTAGCTCTCTTCTGATAGAACCCTAAGAGTTGGGATAGTATTATACAAGTTTTTTGGTAGAGGGTCATATTTTTCAAAAACCATTATGAAACTTGCTCGCCCTTGAGTTAGAGATCGCAGGGTAGTAGTATATCCGAATGTTTCGGATAGTGGTATGTGTGCAGTTATGATTCTGGTATTTCCCCTCTGGTCTACATTTATTATTTTGGCTCTTCTTGAGTTAAGATCTCCCAGTACATCTCCTAGATAATCATCGGGTGTTATTACATCAATTCTCATTATTGGTTCCAGAATGATCGGGTTTGCTTCGCTCATAGCCTGCTTGAATGCTTTTGAGGCTGCAATCTTAAATGCTATTTCTGAGGAGTCAACCTCATGGTAGGAGCCGTCAAATAGGGTAACTTGAACGTCAACTACTGGGTATCCTGCAACTACGCCACTCTCCATAGCCTCTTTTACACCAGCTTCAACAGCAGGAATGTATTCCTTAGGTATTCTACCGCCAACAATCTTATCAATAAACTTAAATCCGCTTCCCTTCGGCAGTGGCTCAATCTCAATAAATACATGTCCATACTGACCCCTACCTCCAGTTTGCTTAATATACTTGCCTTCTGCTCTAGCTTTAGTCTCAATAGTCTCTCTGTAGGCAACTTGCGGTTTCCCAGTATTGACTTGGACTTTAAATTCTCTGATCATTCTATCAACCATTATTTCAAGGTGTAATTCTCCCATTCCCATAATGAGGGTTTGGTTGGTTTCGGGATCTGTTTTTACCTTGAAGGTTGGGTCCTCTTCCTGTAGTTTTGCTAACACATTTGAGAGCTTGTCTAGGTCTTCTTTTGTTTTCGGCTCAACTGCAATGGCAATGACAGGTTCAGGAAATCTAATGGATTCAAGAACAATTCTTTCAGAGTTTTCTGTAGTCAAAGTGTCGCCAGTGGTTGTATCTTTAAGTCCTACTATTGCTACAACATTTCCCGCTCTTGCTTCTTCTATTTCTTCTCTTTTATTTGCATGCATAAGTAGTATTCTTGATACTCTTTCTTTTTTATCCTTAGTGGAGTTGTAAACA contains:
- the fusA gene encoding elongation factor G, whose translation is MGEAIPIERIRNIGIIAHIDAGKTTTSERILFYTGKIHKMGEVHEGDTEMDWMVQERERGITITSATTTCFWKDHRINLIDTPGHVDFTVEVQRSLRVLDGAVTILDGSEGVEPQSETVWRQADEYKVPRIIYVNKLDKVGANFYMCLESIKQKLGVKPLPLQIPIGHESSFVGVVDLVEVKGIYWDTDELGKEYRVGDVPPELKEKVEFYRNKLIEAVCEEDEELLELYLEGKEPDVATIKKMIRKLTIQTKAFPVVAGTSLRNKGIQTLLDAIVEYLPSPLDLPPVKCYKEDNSIIERKPLDSEPFTALAFKVMTDPYVGKIVFTRIYSGILKSGMYVYNSTKDKKERVSRILLMHANKREEIEEARAGNVVAIVGLKDTTTGDTLTTENSERIVLESIRFPEPVIAIAVEPKTKEDLDKLSNVLAKLQEEDPTFKVKTDPETNQTLIMGMGELHLEIMVDRMIREFKVQVNTGKPQVAYRETIETKARAEGKYIKQTGGRGQYGHVFIEIEPLPKGSGFKFIDKIVGGRIPKEYIPAVEAGVKEAMESGVVAGYPVVDVQVTLFDGSYHEVDSSEIAFKIAASKAFKQAMSEANPIILEPIMRIDVITPDDYLGDVLGDLNSRRAKIINVDQRGNTRIITAHIPLSETFGYTTTLRSLTQGRASFIMVFEKYDPLPKNLYNTIPTLRVLSEES
- the rfbB gene encoding dTDP-glucose 4,6-dehydratase, with product MKLLVTGCAGFIGTNFVYYYLRTHKDCLIVGLDKLTYAGNLENFSKLTEEEKKRFIFVKGDINNAELVNHLFNVYDFDVVVNFAAESHVDRSIFDPHIFIQTNVLGVQSLLSVAMNFWSSSSNWKNNKKFIQVSTDEVYGSLGPDGYFTELSPLDPHSPYSASKAGGDLIAKSYYDTFGFPVVITRCCNNYGPYQFPEKLIPLMIWNALNHKELPVYGDGKNIRDWLYVEDHCRALELVIDKGKIGEVYNIGGHNERENIYVVRRIIEILRRKVGDNKITEELIRFVKDRPGHDRRYAIDPSKITRELGWKHTVSIEEGLEITIDWYLNNLDWVRNVISGEYLRFYEKNYSNR
- a CDS encoding NAD(P)H-hydrate dehydratase; its protein translation is SINYLSEDSEVSVPKREVDSNKGSNGRVVVIGGSEKYLGALMLAVRGATKTGAGYIIAFVLEKFNTALKVFAPDVVSIPVPSGERGYFSKEDADFILGSGIIRKDDVVVIGNGITTQESTRDFFEKLVMGLDNILVIDADGINILSERPNFWGSLPNKDRIVLTPHVGEFARLVKAEVSEVRGRAFLFGREFSRTFGVNLVLKDNVNYVFFSDGEIWISDLNTPVLARAGTGDILAGLVGGNIAFTKSLKKGVTLGVKMLGELARRWGEDGFYPTPLEILSGE
- a CDS encoding chemotaxis protein CheX produces the protein MRFEIVNPFVDAIVETFAKLGIEIHKDKVNLKTGKKIEKKISFLFKIKNDFRGSVIYEFDEKLAYETIKKIYQIDEVPKDEELMLSGIGEFGNIVNSRLMEIAYRRGLNYSISSPVFYRYKGRVISYSSPCVEVMFVSKYGEVILSVVFDKFIAE
- a CDS encoding NUDIX hydrolase, whose product is MNEVRVIKKRLIYQGKAFSFCSDEIEFNDKVMRKDYVLYPEAVAIVPVIGQNKFVLVRQFRYPVNDSVLEVPAGKLEPGESVTDGAIRELEEETGYKPNKITKLYEYYPAVGYSSEKIHIVLARDLEKTQKRLDEDEFTEVEILEHSEIMDMIRCGVIKDAKTIISFLLIEQFGGVYEI
- a CDS encoding metal-dependent transcriptional regulator; the encoded protein is MSRKKDGEISRGLKKYLKAISEIEAEKGIVRVSDIANKLNVSMSSVSSSLRKLSSMGYVNYEKHFFVRFTVKGKSLADRLHYNFTILYRFLVDILKVDEATARQQADEICTDTYDVVVQKIDHYLRSNPW
- the smpB gene encoding SsrA-binding protein SmpB, whose protein sequence is MAVEVVSTNRKARKNYEVIDTYEAGIVLEGSEIKSVREHSVNIDDAFCLVEGGEIFVHNMHISPYHASSVFRPDPKRKRKLLLHRKEIDRISGQVARKGFALIPLRVYIKDGKWCKVEIGVCRGKKEYDKREELKRKEVELEMRRIKGYRF
- the rfbD gene encoding dTDP-4-dehydrorhamnose reductase gives rise to the protein MKILLTGAYGQLGTEFRKFFEQNNIQYIPVSRTKRENKTVAADITNQEKMEEIFRNEAIDLLINCAAYNDVDKAEGEGFRNAWLTNTFAVSNLALICRKYNVPMIHFSTDYVFNGEKRTPYTEEDKPMPICRYGWSKLGGEEFLRYIWEKHICLRVSWVFGRGETNFIKKLLKWCENGTVKVATDEISSPTSTETIVKASWKLFKEKAFGLYHLSNEGECSRYEYAKFVLKSLNWKGKLYKAKQSFFKLPAKRPNYSKLDPSNLKKVINLEIPHWEEAVYTYLKEEYGI